Proteins from one Paenibacillus amylolyticus genomic window:
- a CDS encoding glutamate decarboxylase, whose protein sequence is MWTVIYIAPTAKVADKIKTKLSEEGFLVQTRPISLSKQQYEIRVPSGELEEVQEVLNSILHS, encoded by the coding sequence ATGTGGACGGTGATTTACATTGCGCCGACAGCAAAGGTTGCGGACAAGATCAAGACCAAGCTTTCGGAAGAAGGTTTTCTGGTACAGACCCGTCCCATCAGTTTATCCAAACAGCAATATGAGATTCGTGTCCCTTCTGGGGAATTGGAAGAGGTCCAGGAAGTGTTGAATTCCATTCTGCATTCCTGA
- a CDS encoding phosphatidylglycerophosphatase A has product MSYEIVEAMLARRGVRIDAIAAIVYRLQKGYHPELTLDDCVTSVKSVLQKREVQYTLYTGIALDELAEKKLLPQPLQAIMEADESLYGVDETLALGITHVYGMIGLTSFGYLDKEKIGVIHDLNEHTSAIHVFLDDLVAGVAAAASARIAHKNIKAKKYPSDL; this is encoded by the coding sequence ATGTCATATGAAATCGTAGAAGCCATGCTGGCCCGGCGGGGTGTACGGATTGATGCCATCGCAGCAATTGTATACCGTCTGCAAAAAGGGTACCACCCCGAACTGACCCTGGACGACTGTGTAACCAGCGTAAAATCCGTTTTGCAGAAACGAGAGGTGCAATATACGCTCTATACCGGTATTGCGCTCGACGAACTTGCAGAGAAAAAACTCTTGCCCCAACCGTTACAGGCTATTATGGAAGCGGATGAGTCCCTTTATGGAGTGGACGAGACTCTGGCCCTCGGCATTACTCATGTGTATGGTATGATCGGTTTAACCAGCTTTGGTTATCTGGATAAAGAAAAAATAGGTGTGATTCATGATTTGAACGAGCATACCTCAGCCATTCATGTCTTTTTGGATGACCTGGTCGCAGGGGTGGCTGCTGCCGCTTCTGCCCGGATAGCACACAAAAATATTAAAGCCAAAAAATACCCCTCAGACCTGTAA
- a CDS encoding YtrH family sporulation protein — protein MSTFLSKAILDFFIAFGIVLGGAMIGGIGAVISLQPPTQTMLDISGKIKIWALAAAVGGTIDPMRVIESNVLDGNLSPAVKQILYLISAFMGAHMGTELVKWVCGGGRS, from the coding sequence GTGAGCACATTTTTGTCCAAAGCCATTCTTGATTTCTTTATTGCGTTTGGAATCGTGCTGGGCGGCGCGATGATCGGAGGTATTGGAGCCGTAATTTCTCTTCAGCCTCCGACACAGACGATGCTCGACATTTCCGGGAAAATAAAGATATGGGCGCTCGCAGCCGCTGTCGGCGGCACCATTGATCCCATGCGTGTCATCGAGAGCAATGTTCTGGATGGCAATCTGTCTCCGGCGGTCAAACAAATTCTGTATCTGATCTCTGCTTTTATGGGCGCGCATATGGGAACCGAACTGGTCAAGTGGGTGTGCGGCGGAGGGCGGAGCTAA
- a CDS encoding YtpI family protein, with protein MFIDVLKYALIAIFAVTVVLAALNSIRSHRSSDAASAGLYRSWTNIWMGGMLVVLALILMFVFTGSTLSVIVEALFLIMGAYNVFAGIRNRSYYARLQQRSNDGSGKTSGQSA; from the coding sequence GTGTTCATCGATGTACTCAAATATGCTCTAATCGCCATCTTTGCTGTTACCGTGGTTTTGGCAGCGTTGAACAGCATTCGTTCACACAGAAGCTCGGATGCCGCAAGCGCCGGTCTGTACCGTTCATGGACGAATATCTGGATGGGTGGCATGCTTGTCGTGCTTGCACTGATTCTGATGTTTGTCTTCACAGGTTCCACCCTATCCGTGATTGTGGAAGCGCTATTTCTGATTATGGGTGCGTATAACGTATTTGCCGGAATACGTAACCGCAGTTATTATGCCCGGCTTCAACAACGGTCCAATGATGGATCAGGTAAAACCTCCGGACAATCTGCATAA